From a single bacterium genomic region:
- a CDS encoding Phenylacetic acid catabolic protein, whose amino-acid sequence MGRVSTFDDWIDIFRGWQEGLGLDRETVEEYKFEALYGDLHSPEVEFGDFAGRRKFEKVIEIPDQRMRDALLQLVIVQGDTEFGSVEQQRYLVNTAPSEHDLKSLIRVMREEMRHGWQMCHVMINHFGTSGKVESEKMLQRSADQQGRLLGSFNENVDHWLDFFVYTEFIDRDGKYQLTMLSHSAFAPLARSMGPMLKEEAFHLGTGHNGLKRICRAGKMPVRLIQKYINKWVPTAYDLFGTDHSSSAHWAYVWGLKGRFDQHDSEFRDMENLNEHSRELYFAEIQGLFDQLNALLPQNSEKLMVPSLKFNRSVGSYANEPYDIHGNRVKPEEWDDYVKSVLPTDDDRAEIMAICKDPSWIAPKQAG is encoded by the coding sequence ATGGGACGTGTCAGCACCTTCGACGACTGGATTGACATTTTTCGCGGCTGGCAGGAAGGGCTGGGGCTGGACCGGGAGACGGTCGAGGAATACAAATTTGAAGCCCTCTACGGCGACCTGCATTCGCCCGAAGTCGAGTTCGGCGACTTCGCCGGACGGCGCAAGTTCGAGAAAGTGATCGAAATCCCCGACCAGCGGATGCGCGACGCCCTCCTGCAACTGGTGATCGTGCAGGGCGACACCGAATTCGGCTCGGTCGAGCAGCAGCGCTACCTCGTCAACACCGCCCCCAGCGAGCACGACCTGAAAAGTCTCATCCGTGTCATGCGCGAGGAGATGCGCCATGGCTGGCAGATGTGCCATGTCATGATTAACCATTTCGGGACCTCCGGCAAAGTCGAGTCGGAGAAGATGCTCCAGCGCTCGGCCGATCAGCAGGGACGGCTCCTCGGCTCGTTCAACGAAAACGTCGACCACTGGCTCGATTTTTTCGTCTACACCGAATTCATCGACCGCGACGGCAAGTACCAACTGACCATGCTGTCGCATTCGGCCTTCGCCCCGCTGGCGCGTTCGATGGGGCCGATGCTCAAGGAGGAGGCTTTCCACCTCGGCACCGGGCACAACGGACTCAAGCGCATCTGCCGCGCCGGCAAGATGCCGGTGCGCCTGATCCAGAAGTACATCAACAAGTGGGTGCCGACCGCCTACGATCTCTTCGGCACCGATCATTCCAGCTCCGCGCACTGGGCCTATGTCTGGGGCCTCAAGGGACGCTTCGACCAGCACGACAGCGAATTCCGCGACATGGAGAACCTGAACGAACACTCGCGCGAACTGTACTTCGCCGAAATCCAGGGGCTCTTCGACCAGCTCAACGCCCTCCTGCCGCAGAACTCCGAGAAGCTGATGGTCCCGTCGCTGAAGTTCAACCGCTCGGTCGGCAGCTACGCCAACGAGCCGTATGACATCCACGGCAACCGCGTCAAGCCGGAGGAATGGGACGACTACGTCAAATCGGTTCTCCCCACCGATGACGACCGCGCCGAAATCATGGCCATCTGCAAAGACCCCTCCTGGATCGCCCCGAAACAGGCGGGGTGA